A region of the Microaerobacter geothermalis genome:
GCAGGAATAGATATTTTTGTAACAGGTGGAATCGGAGGCGTACACCTTGAAGGTGAGAATACATTGGATATATCTGCCGACTTGACTGAGTTGGCGCAAACCAACGTAGCGGTGGTTTGTGCCGGGGCAAAATCAATCTTGGATATCGAAAGAACATTGGAATATCTGGAAACCCGCGGAGTTCCAGTAATCGGATATAAAACCGATGATTTTCCAGCATTTTATACTAGGACAAGCGGATTTAAAGTGGATTACAGAATCGACACTCCTAATCAGATGGCAACCCTAATTAAGACAAAATGGGAATTGGGCTTACATGGTGGACTGGTTATCGCAAATCCGGTACCTGAAGAAGACGCTATGGAAGAATCTAAGGTTCAAGAGGCAATTGATACGGCTCTTGAACAGGCAAAGATAAAAGGAATAAAGGGCAAGAAAGTTACACCATTTTTATTGAATAAGGTGAAGGAATTAACAGGTGGAATTAGTCTTCAAACAAATATTGCCTTGGTTAAACACAACGCTGAAGCAGGTGCCAAAATAGCGGTAGCATTAAATAAGTTATCAGGCTAAAGCAACGAATTTTTGATATTTCCCTTCTGATCCATGACTCAGAAGGGTTTTTTGGCTAATAAGAAGTATAAATCTTTTATTTATACTTTCTTATGTCGCATAAGGGTAACTACGCCTTTTTCTTTGCCCATGGGCTCGCCAATCGGCGAGTTTTCTTTATTGACATCTAAAATTATCCTGTTAAATTGTTAATGGAGGGAAAGGAGGAAATTGTTTTTTATGGCTTGGATTGAACAATTTGGACATGGTGGAGATTTGTTTACGGCATCAGAAAAATTTTCTATTGACCCCGATCTATGGATTGATTTCAGTGCCAACATTAATCCTTTGGGTCCACCGCAGGAACTTTTCAGCAGAATTCAGGAGGATTGGAAATGGGTACAGCATTATCCGGATCCGGCCCACCGGAAGTTTACACGTATGTTGTCTGAAAAATTTAAGTTGCCTCAATCTTTCTTTTTAGTGGGAAATGGGGCTGCCGAATGTATGGCTCTAGCTATTCTTGGTTTGGAGCCAAAAACAGTAGGTGTCGTTTATCCGTGTTTTTCAGAATATGAGAAAATGGCAAAAAGCTTTGGAGTCCATGTTATAGGTTGTTTTTCTGACCGTGACACGTTAAGACCCGATTTTAATCAATTATTTAAATTGTTTACGAAATGTGACTTGGTGTTTATAGGAAACCCGAATAATCCAACTGGGGTAACCTATTCCGATGAAGAGTTGAAGCAGATGGCCAAATGGACGGATGAAACCGATACATATCTGGTAATGGATGAAGCTTTTATAGATTTTCTTTCTTCTTCTAAACAATTGGGACTCCTATCGATTTTAGAAATCTACCCCAAGGTGGTCATTATTCGTTCACTAACCAAATTTTATGCCATTCCCGGTTTAAGATTGGGGTTTGCCATTGCATCCCCTGATATGATCAAAAAAATGAAGAATAAACAAATAACCTGGAGTGTTAATCAGCTTGCTCTTGTGGCAGGTGCAGTATGTTTAAACCAAACAGAGTATGAAGAAGAAACCAGATTACTGATCAGGAAAGAAAGAAACTTTTTAATTGAATCGATTAGAAATGATTTAGGATGGCAGGTGTGGCCCAGTGAAGCCAATTTTCTTCTCGTTCGATTGCCTCTCGGATTCACTGCAACTGGTATACAGCAGCAGTTGGGAAGAAAGGGAATATTAATACGCAATTGCTCCATGTATCCTGGGCTGACCTCCCGTGACTTTCGCATTGCGGTCCGTTCACGGGGTGAAAATTGCAAACTATTAAATGCACTAAAAGCCGTGGGTGAGAAGAACGGAATAGTAAAACCTAATAATGGAGGAATGGAATGACATTGGCGTTCATGATTGCAGGGGCATATTTTATAGATATTATCATTGGGGATCCCAGAAATTTCCCCCATCCCGTTGTATATATTGGGAAATCGATTACCTTTTTGGAGAGGATGATCCGGAGAATTTTTAAAAGGGAGGTTTATCTCAAGTATGCGGGAATGCTTTTTCCTATAATTATTGCAGGTGGGAGCTATTTCATTGTATACCTGCTGCTGAAAGCTTTATCCATGGCTCATCCGATCTTATCATGGATTATGGAAATTTGGCTGATTTCAACAACAATCGCCGTTAAGGGACTGAAGGATGTAGGCTTGAAAATCTATGTTTGCCTTCTTAATAAAGATGTAATTGAAGCTCGAAGAACCTTGTCGATGGTGGTAGGTAGAGATACGGAATCATTGGATGAAAAAGAGATTTCCCGCGGTGCGGTGGAGACAGTAGCAGAAAATATGGTGGATGCCATTATTTCTCCTCTTTTTTATGCAATGATTGGGGGAGCACCGCTAGCCATGGCTTACCGGGCGGCTAATACTTTAGATTCTATGGTGGGATACAAAAATGAGCAATATCGAAATTTGGGATGGGCTTCTGCCCGTTTTGATGATGTCTTGAATTTTCTTCCAGCAAGGCTCACTTTTCTTTTGATCGTTTTGGCAAGTTGGATTAAAGGTTATAATTATTCCAATGCATGGAAGATTACTTTAAGGGATGCGAGAAAACATCCCAGTCCCAACAGTGGTTTTCCAGAGGCTGCCGTTGCCGGTGCTTTAGGAATTCAACTTGGCGGAACCAATTATTATCAAGGGATTGCATCCCATCGGGCAAAAATGGGGGATTTACTTCGCACCATTCAACCGGATGATATTGTAAAGTGTGTAAAGCTTATGATTTTGGTTTCGCTGATTTTTATCTTGGTAGTTGTTGTCTTCCTTCTACTTATTTGTAAATTATGAAGAGCAAAATTTACATATTTTCTATTGCAAAAAAATACACTTAAGAGTATTATTATACATTATACTTACATGAAAGGATCGTTGTTAATGCTTACATTTAGAAAGGCGAAAATGAGTGACGTTGAAACAATGCATGAGTTAATCAATCTTTATGCACAAAAAGGATTGATGCTGGCACGGTCCAGAAATTCATTTTATGAAGGATTAAGGGAATTTACCGTTGCTGATTATGATGGCCAAGTGGTGGGAGCAGGCGGTTTGCATTTACTTTGGAGTGATTTGGCCGAAATTAGAGCCTTGGCTATTCATCCTGATTACGCCGGACAAGGTATAGGACGTAAATTAGTCGAAACCCTGGTAAACGAGGCAAAAGAAATGGAACTGCCAAGGGTATTTGCTTTAACTTATCAGCCTGAGTTTTTTTCAAAATGCGGATTTACGGAAGTAGCCATGGATGTGCTGCCGCATAAGGTGTGGCGTGAGTGTATCAATTGCCCCAAGTTTCCCAAGTGTGATGAGCGTGCCTTTGTACTGGATCTTAATGATTAAAGATCCCTTCAATGCAGCGAACCTGTTTAGGGTTTACCGCCACTTACCCATAGATCATATGCGGGAGCATAAGTGGCGGCATCTTTATCGTAATTTTCCGAGTATTTGCTGCTATTCTATTTAACCGTTCAGAAGAAAATGTGTTTGCTCCGTTCACAATAAAATGGATAACTTTCAACCTGTATCTTTTTACAGATACAGGTTTTTTTCTGAAACCCTTCGGTCGTACGATATACTAAGTTTACTACTTGGAAGAAAGTGACTTGATAAAATATAATTTTGTTTCAGGTGTTTTAATCAGGAAATAAATGAAACTTTTATACATTTCCAACCGTCTAATAATAGTAGAGAATAAATAGAGACGGAACTAAAGTTCCACATCTATAGACATACCAAATTCGGGAGGATTTTTGATGAAACAGTGGATCCCTATAGCTGTTATCCTAATATTCATCCTATCTTTTTCACCAGTTGAAGCTGAAGGACTTGTAGATATTAAGGTGGAGATAGGACTTCATGGAAAAATCAAGCAATCCAGATGGGCGCCAATTCATGTGACGATTACCAACCAGGGAGATGAAGTTTCAGGAGACCTGGTTGTTAAGGCTGCCCCTGATGAGCAGTGGTATGGTACTTACACATTTCCAATGAGTTTATCTAAAGGGGGAGTGAAGGAAATCAGTTTATCCCTGCCGGTTGGTTATAACCCCTTTAACCCTAAAAACCTGGAGGTTTCCTTTTATGAAGGAGGATATAAAAAGGGAAAACCTGTGGAATTAGCCAACAAGATACGAATTGTCAGTGATTTCGTTCAACCGGAAGAGCTTTTAATTGGAGCATTAACGAAAGATCCGGATGGGTTAAAATTCTTTTTAACCGTATCAAATCCCATTTCCGGAAGTGCAAGACCGGAAATGGTTTTTCTAAGTGAAAAGGATATACCTGATCATTATCAGAATTTGGATTCATTAGATATTCTGGTTGTTGACCGATTCCCGGCGGATACTTTAACTTCAGTTCAAATGAATGCCATTAAAGAATGGATTCGCTCAGGTGGAGTTATGATTCTTTCTGGAGGTGGATCCTATCGGGAAACAGTCCTGCCTTTTTCAGATATTTCTCCAGTGATCCCTAGAGGAACCAGAGAGAGCAAAGAATTATCATCCTTAAGTTCTTATGCGGAAGAGGAAATCAATTCTCCCCAACCAGTTACGCTGTCTGTCGGTGATCTTGCAGAAGGAAAGGTAATCGTTTCGTTTGAAGAGATCCCCGGGATTACGATTCGTTCATATGGACAGGGTCAAGTCATCTATACGGCCTATGATCTAACGGCGGAACCCTTTTCTTCATGGAAGGGAAATAGCAAATTGTGGAGCAATGTTTTCAAGGAGATAGGTCCGGAATTTTTCTATAAAAAACTGAACTACAGTCGGCTGTTTGATCGGATGTATTCCCTTATGAACGGAGTTGAAAGATTCCCTGATTTAAAGGTTCCATCTGTCAGTCTGCTCATGATTTCCTTTGTCATCTATATTTTGCTTATCACCTTCGGTCTTTATTTGATATTAAAACGATTTGATAAAAGAGAATGGATGTGGGTGATTATTCCATCTGCCGGAGTCCTTTTTTCCTTGATTATTTTTGTAACTGGTGCCTCTGAACGATTGGGCGGTGTACTAAAACATACCCTGGCGGTTGTGGAACTGGATGGAATGGGAAATGGAAAAGGGCGCGCCGCTTCTGCCATTTTTGTCCCCAGAGGAGGGGATTACCGTCTGACTTCTTCGGAACAGATGATTCCCATCAGCAGCAGGTTTATGCAAAATCCGATGGAAAAAGCAAGCTCTATCCTGATCTCCCAAACCCAAAATAAGAGTCAGGTTGAATTCCTAGATGTGGATTACTGGTCAGTACAAAAGGTGTATGCTGATCTCATGCCGGAATCCTATGGTCGGATTGACAGTGATCTTCGCTTGAGCGAGGGAAGGCTGACCGGGATAGTGACCAATGAGACTTCCTTCGATATGAACGATGCCAGAATTCTTGTCGGGCGTAAGTATGTGGAACTTGGGTCGATGAAAAAAGGGGAAAACAAGAAAGTAGATGTTCAAATTGGACTTCAGGGGATTGGCAATCTGTCTCCTGACATGGATCTGGTTTATCAAATGTATAGTCAATATTACAACAGTCCTTACCAGCCCAATGCCAATTATGATTCCCGCAAGGGTTCCCTGTTGGAACAGGTATTAAGAACTAATGATCGAGTAGCCTATGCGACACCGGTAAAGCCTGGAACATTCACGACAAGCCCGAAAGAGAAATTTAACCTGCCAATGATCATTGGTTGGGTGGATCAACCTGTCTTTCAGTATGAAGTAAACGAAAAGGTAAAATCGGATAATCATTTATCTCTTATCTACCAAAACCTGAATGTTTCTATTCAGAATGGAAATACCTTCGCTATTCCCCATGGATATGTCAATCCATCAGTCAATCAATTGACCACTGATTATCAGCCGGAAGGGTTACAAAGGGTATATATGGGTGTGGGAACAGCAGAATTGGAGTTTATGCTGCCAGTCCCTGAAAAGGGAAAAGTGGACCAAATGGAATTGCGTTTGGATAATCCCCCGTTTGTATCATATGACTTGTACAACTGGGGAAAGAACCAATGGGAGAGGATATTTGGCCCAACTGCTAAGTTGGATGATCCACCTTCTTATATCAAGGGAAATCGGGTAAGGATTCGTTTAACGACCACCAGAGACGGTGGGTTTGAAAAGCCTACCATCCAGGTAAAGGGAGTGATTGAGAAATGATTAAAACAGAGGGGTTAACAAAAAAGTATGGAAATTTCACTGCCCTTGACCAATTAAATCTGCAAATCGATAGAGGGGTGGTTTACGGTTTTGTCGGACCAAACGGTGCAGGCAAATCGACGACGATGTCCATTTTGGCCACTCTTTTGGCTCCTACCTCTGGTCGAGCCATGGTTTCCGGATATGACGTGACAACCCATCCCAAACAGGTGAGAAGACATATCGGATACATGCCGGATTTTTTTGGGGTGTATGATCAGTTCAAGGTGTCGGAGTATCTTTATTTTTTTGGGGCCAGTTATGGAATTTCAAGAATAGAGATGAACCAGATGATTCCCCAGCTATTGGAATTGGTAAATCTGTCCCAGAAATCCGATGCTTATGTGGATACCTTGTCCCGGGGAATGAAGCAGAGGCTTTGCCTAGCCAGATGCCTAGTTCATGACCCGGATGTTCTCATTTTGGATGAACCTGCTTCCGGACTGGATCCAAGGGCACGGATTGAGATGAGGAAAATATTAAAGGAGCTTCGCTCCATGGGAAAAACCATCCTGATTAGCTCCCATATTTTACCCGAGTTATCCGAACTTTGTGATCAAATTGGCGTAATTGAAGATGGAAGACTGGTTGCCAGCGGAAAAGTTTCCGAAATTGAGAAACTAAAAGGCAGCCGTTTGCTGCAGATTCGCATCCTTCAACATCTTGAAGCAACCGTCCGGTTCTTTGAAAATCAACCCCTTGTTTCTTCTGTTACTGTAGATGATCAGGATTCTTGCAAAATATTGATTTCATACGAAGGGACGGATGAACAGCAAGCATCCATGCTTTCATTGGCGATTGCACAGAATTTGCCGATTGTCTCATTTTCTGAAGTAAGAACGAATTTAGAAGATATTTTTCTTGAAATTACAAAGGAGGATAGTTCCTCGTGAAATGGGCAAAAATCTGGATTAATCCCGTTCTTGACAAGGAAATTCGGTTGCGTATGCGTTCATTGAAATCTACCCTGGCTATTCTGTTTTATCTCCTGGCCATTGGGTCAGTCGCCTTTGCGTTTATGTATTTAACGATGGATAGGTTCCAAGGAACCTTTAACCCCAATAACAGTAAAGAGTTTTTTATCGTTTTGTCCATCATGCAGATGATTCTGATAGCCTTTGTAACCCCTGGATTAACGGCAGGCGCGATCAGTGGAGAACGGGAGAGGCAGACATTGAACATCTTGCTGACCACCCAACAGTCTTCCACTTCTATCATTTTAAGCAAGCTGTTTTCATCATTGGCCTTTTTGTCGCTGATGATTGTTGCGACTCTGCCCCTCTATAGCATTGTATTTTTATATGGCGGAGTTTCTCCAGGGCAATTGGTGGCCACTTTTGGCATATTTTTGTTTACCATGCTGATCTTGGGAACCTTGGGAATATTCTTTTCAACGTTATTCAAAAAAACCATGGTATCCACGATTGTCACTTATGGGACGGTTCTTTTTATCTTTGCCGGAACATTTTTTCTGGCTATTTTTCTCACTGAATTCTTTAAGGTACCTGGTTCCAGCCAGCAGGCCAACATGATTGCTTTATTTCTCATGGGAGCTAATCCCGGGGCAGCTCTGGTCAGTATATTTGAACCAGATTTTGCTAGGGGAATCGTCAATCGGCAGGTGGATTTTCAACTCTGGCACATATTTTTGGGCTATTACGCCTTGATGATCAGTGCCTTGCTCTTCTTCAGCATTCGAAAGTTGAGACCCAATATGAAACCTTTTCGTATCAAGAAAACTTAATTTAGTGGAGTCGTAAAAGTGAAGATCAAGGTAAAAGGAGTATGATTATGCTACGTCAGAAAGGGTGGAGTGACAAGAGGGAATTGATCTATTTGCTAAAACCCATGAAAAGAAGACTTTGGTTAGAACAGCTCTTTAGAGGGATGCTTTATGCCTCTATTCCGGGTTTTGTTCTGTCATTGCTTTTTGCTGTTATTTCCCGTTTTTATCCCATTATATTTATGAAACAAATCTATCTAGCCATCTGGATGGGGGATTTAAGGAAAAACCGTGGCAGTTAGAATCTATTATGATAGAGGGTAAAACTGTTCAGATTACGATTCAGACCAATGACCTGTTGACCGGGGTAAAGGCCATTATCGATACTCCTGAACTGGTAAAGAAAGAGGTGGAATTGCTTCCGGTGGTGGAGGCAGGTGGGGAAGGGTATTGACCGAACCAGGGGATGTCTTTGATCGTGAAAGCCTGGAAAAGATTAAGGGCTATGAAGATCTTTCCCTGTTTCTTTTACTTTTAGCGTTGCTGCTCTTTCCCCTGGATGTCGCCTTAAGACGGTTCTCCCTTTCGACTCATTGGATAAGAGGGAATAAAAATATAAAAGCAAACCCACTGCCGTCGAAACTGACAGAAGAGAGAATGTCTCGGTTATTGCATGCAAATAACCGAAGGAAAAATAATAGTAAGAATTAAAGTTGCTGTATATATAACAAATCCAGTCTGTGAAGAAGGGTAGATTATGATTGAACATAATGAAATGTTTTTTAGAGACGCGTGGAGAATAATTGATCGTGTGAATCATAACACAAGTGATCTGCCAATACATTCTTTTGCCGTGGATGACACGCTGTGCACATTTGTGGGAAAAAATCTTTCTTCTCCGGTTATTCACATTTGGTCACATGACAACACAGTGGTACTGGGAATTCGAGATGCTCGGCTACCAAGAGTTTATAAAGGAATCAAGTTTTTGCAAGATGCCGGGTACGAAACGATTGTTCGCAATTCTGGAGGAGCCGCTGTTGTATTAGATAAGAATGTATTAAATCTATCTGTTATTTTGCCAGTCAAAGATCCTTTTTCAAATATTAAATACGGTTATGTATTTATGTATCAATTGATTAAGGAAATATTAGAGCCCCTAGGGAAAAGAATTGATGCAGGAGAGATCAAGGGTTCATACTGCCCTGGACGATATGACCTTGGTATTAATGGAATTAAATTTGCCGGTATCGCTCAAAGGCGCCGCCGAGAAGGGGTAGCAGTACAAGCCTTTCTATTGGTATCAGGAAGCGGAATAGAGAGGGCGGAACTTATCAAAAAATATTATGAACTGGCAGGAGAAAGTCACCTTAGCGAAAATCAAATGTCTAATGTGCTTCAAATTGATAGCCATACCATGGGCTCTATAGCTGATTTAACCAATCAGCCTGTAACAGTTTTAGATTTAAAAAATCGGGTGAATGCAATTTTAAAAAAGAACTCTGTTCATTTGACTCTGGATACAGGATTAAAAAAGGATGAGTTAGACGAATACAAAAAAAACTTGCAACTGATGTACGAGAGAAATGAAATACTTAAAGAAAAGGATCAGCCGCATTTATCAGCAGCAGATCCATATCAAGACTAGAGAAAATTAAGTTTTTTATCCGATGACTTTAGATGTGGAATAAAAGATTCGTCGTCCTCTATTCGAGTTCGTCAAGGGAACTGATTCAGGTCCGCTTCAAATCTAAAGAACGGAGCCCTCAAAAACATCTGAGTATCTCAAAGGTGGAGTCAGTTTGAAGGTTAATTCCCGTGCTTTAGCCCCAACGCTAAAGCACGAACTCGAAGGCTGTCCGTTAGTGGCTGAACTGTTTCTTTCTTTTTTTTCCGCCTTGCCGTTGAGAATTTTTTTCTTTTTGTCTGAATGGCCTAAAGTTATTTTTTGACTTTCTGATTCTTAATGGCTCTACTTCAGTTAGGGTGATTGGATCAGTGTTTGGTTGTTTTGTTAACATTTTTAGCGCTGAGGCTAATAGAGTGACTGAGTCATTTTCTTTCAGCAGTTTTTCCGCCAGAGCCTTATATCTGTCAATATTGCCATCTTGTTCTATAAATTGCTCTAATCTTTCCACCGTTAGTCGCTGTTTTCCTTCAATAGCATCATGTAAAGTGGGGACTGGCTTGCGTATTATTTTTCTTTTGGTAAGATGTTCAATGCTTTTGAGATGGTCCATTTCCCGAGGTGTAACCAACGTCGTAGCCAGTCCTGTTTTTCCTGCCCTGCCAGTACGTCCTATCCGATGGATGTAACTCTCGGGGTCCTGCGGAATATCGAAATTATACACATGAGTGACGTCGCTGATATCTAATCCTCTGGCAGCCACATCAGTCGCTACAAGAATATCAATGATTCCTTCCTTAAATTGTCTTAGAACGATTTCTCGTCTGGCCTGGGTAAGATCTCCGTGGAGCCCTTCCGCCAAATAGCCACGCTTGTTAAGTGCTTCTGAAAGTTCATCTACTCTTCGTTTTGTCCTTCCGAAAACAATGGCCAGGTTTGGAGATTGAATATCTATTAGTCGGCAAAGGACATCAAACTTTTGTTTTTCAGGGACTTCAATATAATGTTGTTCAATGGCGGGCAGTGAAACATCTTTTGCCTTAATTTTGATTTGTTTTGGGTTTTTCATAAATTGCTCAGCCAGTTTAGCAATTTGTTCAGGCATCGTTGCGGAGAAAAGGAGAGTTTGTCGATGATCAGGAATTTCCTGAAGGATGGCTTTGATGTCATCTATAAAACCCATATTCATCATTTCATCCGCTTCATCCAAAACGACCATTTTTATCTGGGTAAGACGAATGGTATTTCTTCTCATATGATCCATTATTCTACCAGGAGTCCCGACAATGACAGATGGCTTCTTTTTTAACGATTTAATTTGTCTGTTAATATCTTGCCCTCCATAGATGGGTAGTGTACGCACCCCTCTAAACTCCCCGATCTTGTTTAATTCCTCTGCAACTTGAATGGCTAATTCCCTTGTAGGAGTAATAATTAGTCCCTGAATATGTCCTGACTCAACTTCCATTTTTTCTATTAATGGAATGCCAAATGCAGCAGTCTTTCCCGTTCCGGTCTGTGCTTGACCAATTAAATCTTCTCCTTTTAAAGCGATGGGAATCGTTTGACCTTGTATCGGTGTTGCTTCCTCAAATCCCATGTTGTTGATGGCTCGAATGACAGAATGACTTAATCCGAACTCATAAAATGTTGTCATATTCAAAACTCCTTTAAAAATTACTTACTAATATCTTTTTCCTCAATTTATAAAATTATAATGTTAAGGTATCGATGATGGATAAGATCATAAAAAAAGCACTTTCCGTCATATCGGAAAATGCTTTTTCACATTCTCTGATGATTACTTAAAATCGAACAACATTTGCGGCTTGAGGTCCGCGATTTCCGTCTACAACATCAAACTTTACTTGTTGACCTTCTTCAAGGGTTTTAAAACCCTCTCCTTGTATCGCAGTAAAGTGGACAAAAACATCTCCACCATCTTCCTTTTCAATAAAACCATATCCTTTTTCTGAGTTAAACCATTTTACTTTTCCA
Encoded here:
- the cbiB gene encoding adenosylcobinamide-phosphate synthase CbiB: MTLAFMIAGAYFIDIIIGDPRNFPHPVVYIGKSITFLERMIRRIFKREVYLKYAGMLFPIIIAGGSYFIVYLLLKALSMAHPILSWIMEIWLISTTIAVKGLKDVGLKIYVCLLNKDVIEARRTLSMVVGRDTESLDEKEISRGAVETVAENMVDAIISPLFYAMIGGAPLAMAYRAANTLDSMVGYKNEQYRNLGWASARFDDVLNFLPARLTFLLIVLASWIKGYNYSNAWKITLRDARKHPSPNSGFPEAAVAGALGIQLGGTNYYQGIASHRAKMGDLLRTIQPDDIVKCVKLMILVSLIFILVVVVFLLLICKL
- a CDS encoding pseudouridine-5'-phosphate glycosidase produces the protein MRLEQWIEYTEEVKEAKRLGKPIVALESTIISHGMPYPQNVNTARDVEQIIRDHGAVPATIGIINGKIKIGLTRDELEFFAVSQEIEKVSRRDLPYILTMNKNGATTVAATMICAKMAGIDIFVTGGIGGVHLEGENTLDISADLTELAQTNVAVVCAGAKSILDIERTLEYLETRGVPVIGYKTDDFPAFYTRTSGFKVDYRIDTPNQMATLIKTKWELGLHGGLVIANPVPEEDAMEESKVQEAIDTALEQAKIKGIKGKKVTPFLLNKVKELTGGISLQTNIALVKHNAEAGAKIAVALNKLSG
- a CDS encoding lipoate--protein ligase family protein, which translates into the protein MIEHNEMFFRDAWRIIDRVNHNTSDLPIHSFAVDDTLCTFVGKNLSSPVIHIWSHDNTVVLGIRDARLPRVYKGIKFLQDAGYETIVRNSGGAAVVLDKNVLNLSVILPVKDPFSNIKYGYVFMYQLIKEILEPLGKRIDAGEIKGSYCPGRYDLGINGIKFAGIAQRRRREGVAVQAFLLVSGSGIERAELIKKYYELAGESHLSENQMSNVLQIDSHTMGSIADLTNQPVTVLDLKNRVNAILKKNSVHLTLDTGLKKDELDEYKKNLQLMYERNEILKEKDQPHLSAADPYQD
- a CDS encoding DEAD/DEAH box helicase, which gives rise to MTTFYEFGLSHSVIRAINNMGFEEATPIQGQTIPIALKGEDLIGQAQTGTGKTAAFGIPLIEKMEVESGHIQGLIITPTRELAIQVAEELNKIGEFRGVRTLPIYGGQDINRQIKSLKKKPSVIVGTPGRIMDHMRRNTIRLTQIKMVVLDEADEMMNMGFIDDIKAILQEIPDHRQTLLFSATMPEQIAKLAEQFMKNPKQIKIKAKDVSLPAIEQHYIEVPEKQKFDVLCRLIDIQSPNLAIVFGRTKRRVDELSEALNKRGYLAEGLHGDLTQARREIVLRQFKEGIIDILVATDVAARGLDISDVTHVYNFDIPQDPESYIHRIGRTGRAGKTGLATTLVTPREMDHLKSIEHLTKRKIIRKPVPTLHDAIEGKQRLTVERLEQFIEQDGNIDRYKALAEKLLKENDSVTLLASALKMLTKQPNTDPITLTEVEPLRIRKSKNNFRPFRQKEKNSQRQGGKKRKKQFSH
- a CDS encoding N-acetyltransferase; translation: MKGSLLMLTFRKAKMSDVETMHELINLYAQKGLMLARSRNSFYEGLREFTVADYDGQVVGAGGLHLLWSDLAEIRALAIHPDYAGQGIGRKLVETLVNEAKEMELPRVFALTYQPEFFSKCGFTEVAMDVLPHKVWRECINCPKFPKCDERAFVLDLND
- a CDS encoding DUF7408 domain-containing protein — its product is MKQWIPIAVILIFILSFSPVEAEGLVDIKVEIGLHGKIKQSRWAPIHVTITNQGDEVSGDLVVKAAPDEQWYGTYTFPMSLSKGGVKEISLSLPVGYNPFNPKNLEVSFYEGGYKKGKPVELANKIRIVSDFVQPEELLIGALTKDPDGLKFFLTVSNPISGSARPEMVFLSEKDIPDHYQNLDSLDILVVDRFPADTLTSVQMNAIKEWIRSGGVMILSGGGSYRETVLPFSDISPVIPRGTRESKELSSLSSYAEEEINSPQPVTLSVGDLAEGKVIVSFEEIPGITIRSYGQGQVIYTAYDLTAEPFSSWKGNSKLWSNVFKEIGPEFFYKKLNYSRLFDRMYSLMNGVERFPDLKVPSVSLLMISFVIYILLITFGLYLILKRFDKREWMWVIIPSAGVLFSLIIFVTGASERLGGVLKHTLAVVELDGMGNGKGRAASAIFVPRGGDYRLTSSEQMIPISSRFMQNPMEKASSILISQTQNKSQVEFLDVDYWSVQKVYADLMPESYGRIDSDLRLSEGRLTGIVTNETSFDMNDARILVGRKYVELGSMKKGENKKVDVQIGLQGIGNLSPDMDLVYQMYSQYYNSPYQPNANYDSRKGSLLEQVLRTNDRVAYATPVKPGTFTTSPKEKFNLPMIIGWVDQPVFQYEVNEKVKSDNHLSLIYQNLNVSIQNGNTFAIPHGYVNPSVNQLTTDYQPEGLQRVYMGVGTAELEFMLPVPEKGKVDQMELRLDNPPFVSYDLYNWGKNQWERIFGPTAKLDDPPSYIKGNRVRIRLTTTRDGGFEKPTIQVKGVIEK
- a CDS encoding ABC transporter permease, with protein sequence MKWAKIWINPVLDKEIRLRMRSLKSTLAILFYLLAIGSVAFAFMYLTMDRFQGTFNPNNSKEFFIVLSIMQMILIAFVTPGLTAGAISGERERQTLNILLTTQQSSTSIILSKLFSSLAFLSLMIVATLPLYSIVFLYGGVSPGQLVATFGIFLFTMLILGTLGIFFSTLFKKTMVSTIVTYGTVLFIFAGTFFLAIFLTEFFKVPGSSQQANMIALFLMGANPGAALVSIFEPDFARGIVNRQVDFQLWHIFLGYYALMISALLFFSIRKLRPNMKPFRIKKT
- the cobD gene encoding threonine-phosphate decarboxylase CobD — its product is MAWIEQFGHGGDLFTASEKFSIDPDLWIDFSANINPLGPPQELFSRIQEDWKWVQHYPDPAHRKFTRMLSEKFKLPQSFFLVGNGAAECMALAILGLEPKTVGVVYPCFSEYEKMAKSFGVHVIGCFSDRDTLRPDFNQLFKLFTKCDLVFIGNPNNPTGVTYSDEELKQMAKWTDETDTYLVMDEAFIDFLSSSKQLGLLSILEIYPKVVIIRSLTKFYAIPGLRLGFAIASPDMIKKMKNKQITWSVNQLALVAGAVCLNQTEYEEETRLLIRKERNFLIESIRNDLGWQVWPSEANFLLVRLPLGFTATGIQQQLGRKGILIRNCSMYPGLTSRDFRIAVRSRGENCKLLNALKAVGEKNGIVKPNNGGME
- a CDS encoding cold shock domain-containing protein, which encodes MIGKVKWFNSEKGYGFIEKEDGGDVFVHFTAIQGEGFKTLEEGQQVKFDVVDGNRGPQAANVVRF
- a CDS encoding ABC transporter ATP-binding protein; translated protein: MIKTEGLTKKYGNFTALDQLNLQIDRGVVYGFVGPNGAGKSTTMSILATLLAPTSGRAMVSGYDVTTHPKQVRRHIGYMPDFFGVYDQFKVSEYLYFFGASYGISRIEMNQMIPQLLELVNLSQKSDAYVDTLSRGMKQRLCLARCLVHDPDVLILDEPASGLDPRARIEMRKILKELRSMGKTILISSHILPELSELCDQIGVIEDGRLVASGKVSEIEKLKGSRLLQIRILQHLEATVRFFENQPLVSSVTVDDQDSCKILISYEGTDEQQASMLSLAIAQNLPIVSFSEVRTNLEDIFLEITKEDSSS